A stretch of the Gracilinanus agilis isolate LMUSP501 chromosome 4, AgileGrace, whole genome shotgun sequence genome encodes the following:
- the TMEM61 gene encoding transmembrane protein 61, with protein MGESDSSAPRPPPGPPQPCQAALHMASFSLFLSVQPCDRRVASSFRYGVTITGAVVLVTGTLCFAWWSDGDVEPSLSPETKASLPGKAAPAAGTRAPPAAPPSALLRSVSFFCCGVGGMLLLWGLLWSAKANVRAAPRCYPSRLPRSLGYLTAEPVEKWNHSSWASSSVPTYEMAMSCSPPVPEEEEESGPPPYSRTNGMAAGGLTRSISDGALLVPSQPEMWGNQGIAWVSPPPSYESINAYGL; from the exons ATGGGGGAGTCAGACTCCTCGGCCCCGAGGCCTCCCCCAGGGCCTCCGCAGCCCTGCCAGGCAGCTCTTCACAtggcctccttctctctctttctctccgtCCAGCCCTGTGACCGAAGGGTGGCCTCGTCCTTCCGGTACGGAGTGACCATCACCGGGGCGGTGGTCCTGGTCACCGGGACGCTCTGCTTCGCCTGGTGGAGCGATGGGGACGTGGAGCCCTCTCTGAGCCCCGAGACGAAAGCTTCCCTCCCTGGGAAGGCAGCCCCCGCGGCCGGCACCCGAGCTCCCCCCGCGGCACCCCCCAGCGCCCTGCTCAGGTCCGTCAGCTTCTTCTGCTGCGGCGTCGGGGGGATGCTCCTCCTCTGGGGCCTGCTGTGGTCAGCCAAGGCCAACGTACGGGCAGCCCCGCGATGCTACCCCAGCCGTCTTCCCAGGAGCCTGGGCTACCTCACGGCCGAGCCCGTTGAGAAGTGGAACCACAG TAGCTGGGCATCTTCCTCAGTCCCCACCTATGAGATGGCCATGAGCTGTAGCCCTCCTGTcccagaagaggaagaagagagtggaCCACCTCCATACAGCAGAACAAATGGCATGGCAGCAGGAGGACTGACTCGAAGCATATCAGATGGGGCACTGCTGGTCCCTTCCCAGCCAGAGATgtggggaaaccaaggcatagCCTGGGTCAGCCCCCCACCTAGCTATGAGAGCATCAATGCCTATGGCCTATGA